The Enterobacter asburiae sequence CGCCAACGATAATCACGCTCATACGCGCGCCGCTGCCATCAGCGCCTCGATATCGTCCGCTTTTTTCACCACGCTCGCGGTCAGGTTTTCGTTGCCGGTTTCGGTGATGACGATGTCGTCTTCAATACGAATGCCGATTCCGCGGTATTCCTCTGGCACGTCGGCATCCGGCGCGATGTACAGACCCGGCTCGACGGTCAGCACCATGCCCGGCTCCAGCACGCGTGAACGTTCAGGGGCGTATGCGCCCACGTCGTGCACGTCCAGCCCCAGCCAGTGGCTCAGGCCGTGCATAAAGTACGGACGATGGGCATTCTCGGTAATCAGGGTGTCCACGTCGCCTTTCAGAATGCCGAGCTTCACCAGCCCGGTCACCATGATGCGCACGACTTCGCCGGTCACCTCCTGAATAGAGGTGCCTGGCCGATACAGCGTGAGCGCCGTCTCAAGTGACTCGAGAACGATGTCATAAATTGCCCGCTGCGCCGGTGAAAATTTACCGTTCACCGGGAAAGTACGGGTGATGTCGCCCGCATAGCCCTGATATTCGCAACCGGCGTCAATCAAAACCAGATCGCCGTCGCGCAGCGCGCTTTCGTTTTCGGTGTAGTGCAGAATGCAGCCGTTTTCCCCACCGCCAACGATGGTGTTGTAGGACGGGAAGCGCGCACCGTGACGGTTAAATTCGTGATGAATTTCGCCTTCCAGCTGATATTCGAACATCCCGGGACGGCATTTTTCCATCGCGCGGGTGTGCGCCAGCGCGCTGATTTCGCCCGCACGGCGCATCACGTTCAGCTCTTCTTCAGATTTGAACAGGCGCATCTCGTGCACTACCGGACGCCAGTCCGTGAGGGTGGCGGGCGCGGACAGGTTCTGGCGCGAGCCTTTGCGCAGCTTATCCAGCGCGGTGAAAACAATCTCATCGGCGTAAGCATATTCGCCCTGCGCGTGGTAGAGCACGTCGAGGCCGTTTAGCAGCTGATAGAGCTGCTGGTTGATTTCGCTAAATGCCAGCGCACGGTCAACGCCCAGCTTTTCCGGTGCGGCCTCTTGCCCTAAGCGGCGGCCAAACCAGATTTCAGCGGTTAAGTCTCGTACGCGGTTGAAAATCACGCTGTGGTTATGGGTGTCATTGCTCTTAATCAGCACCAGCACCGCTTCCGGTTCGTTAAAGCCGGTGAAGTACCAAAAATCGCTGCTCTGGCGATAGGGGTATTCGCTGTCGGCGCTGCGCGTCACCTCTGGCGCGGCAAAAATCAGCGCCGCGCTGCCCGGCTGCATGTTTGCCAGCAGCGCCTGACGACGGCGCAAATACTCTTGTTGCGAGATAACCATGACACCCTCCTGTGCGTTATTTTTCTTAATGTAAGGTTGGCTTGCGAACTTCCGGCGCGGTCGGCTGCGAGCGCGTAAAGTTGTCGTGGCACAGCAACGCCGCCACGCGCACGTACTCGATAATTTCTTCGAGAGACATCTCCAGCTCTTCCTGGTCTTCCTCTTCATCGTAGCCGAGCTGGGCAATGTTACGCAGATCGTCGATCGCTTCACCCGCTTCGCCGGTGACTTTATCAAGCTTAGGCTGCGTCACGCCCAGCCCCAGCAGATAGTGGTTTACCCAACCTGCGAG is a genomic window containing:
- the pepP gene encoding Xaa-Pro aminopeptidase; this translates as MSQQEYLRRRQALLANMQPGSAALIFAAPEVTRSADSEYPYRQSSDFWYFTGFNEPEAVLVLIKSNDTHNHSVIFNRVRDLTAEIWFGRRLGQEAAPEKLGVDRALAFSEINQQLYQLLNGLDVLYHAQGEYAYADEIVFTALDKLRKGSRQNLSAPATLTDWRPVVHEMRLFKSEEELNVMRRAGEISALAHTRAMEKCRPGMFEYQLEGEIHHEFNRHGARFPSYNTIVGGGENGCILHYTENESALRDGDLVLIDAGCEYQGYAGDITRTFPVNGKFSPAQRAIYDIVLESLETALTLYRPGTSIQEVTGEVVRIMVTGLVKLGILKGDVDTLITENAHRPYFMHGLSHWLGLDVHDVGAYAPERSRVLEPGMVLTVEPGLYIAPDADVPEEYRGIGIRIEDDIVITETGNENLTASVVKKADDIEALMAAARV